The following proteins are encoded in a genomic region of Alteromonadaceae bacterium 2753L.S.0a.02:
- a CDS encoding bacterioferritin, which translates to MQGKQNVIDALNGLLAFELAAMDQYFIHSEMYADWGLSKLHERIAHEFEDEKGHAKKLIERMLLLEGTPDMVSRAAINIGQDVPAMLHSDLQVEMDVGAALKDAIALCEQEQDYVTREMLEQLLEDTESDHAYWLEQQLGLIKKVGLQNYLQSQM; encoded by the coding sequence ATGCAAGGAAAACAAAACGTCATCGACGCACTTAACGGTCTCCTGGCTTTCGAATTAGCCGCTATGGATCAATACTTCATCCACTCAGAAATGTATGCCGACTGGGGACTCAGTAAACTCCACGAACGCATTGCACACGAATTTGAAGATGAAAAAGGTCATGCGAAAAAGTTGATTGAACGCATGCTATTGCTCGAAGGAACCCCAGACATGGTAAGCCGCGCCGCGATTAATATTGGCCAGGATGTACCAGCCATGCTGCACAGCGATTTACAAGTGGAAATGGACGTGGGAGCAGCGCTGAAAGATGCCATCGCCCTCTGCGAGCAGGAACAGGATTATGTAACCCGTGAAATGCTGGAACAATTGCTGGAAGATACTGAAAGCGATCACGCCTACTGGCTCGAACAACAGCTGGGTTTAATTAAGAAAGTTGGTTTGCAAAATTATTTGCAGTCACAAATGTAG
- a CDS encoding DNA-binding NarL/FixJ family response regulator, with the protein MYNFHIADDHPLFRNAILGVIKSNYPESSVTQSVNLESTIHELEKNDETDLLLLDLHMPGCTDLFGLIMVREKFPSIPVAIISAVEEADTISRAMGHGACGYIPKSCSPTKIQNAIQSMLDGNHWVPEEFSDSIMPVASEEKDLAAKIATLTPQQYRVLCFLREGWLNKQIGYEMGVTEATVKAHITAIFRKLGISNRTQAVIMMKDF; encoded by the coding sequence ATGTATAATTTTCATATCGCTGACGATCACCCCTTATTCCGAAATGCAATTCTTGGCGTAATTAAAAGTAATTACCCGGAATCTTCGGTAACGCAGTCAGTCAACCTTGAAAGCACCATCCACGAACTTGAAAAAAACGACGAAACTGATCTGTTGTTGTTGGATTTGCATATGCCAGGTTGCACCGACTTATTCGGTTTAATTATGGTTCGTGAAAAATTCCCCAGCATACCTGTGGCGATAATTTCTGCCGTGGAAGAAGCCGACACTATCAGCCGAGCCATGGGGCACGGGGCCTGCGGCTATATTCCCAAGTCGTGTTCACCCACCAAAATTCAAAACGCCATTCAGAGCATGCTCGATGGCAACCATTGGGTACCGGAGGAATTTAGCGATAGCATCATGCCCGTTGCCAGCGAGGAAAAAGATCTTGCCGCGAAAATTGCGACGCTCACACCGCAACAATATCGCGTGTTGTGTTTTTTGCGGGAGGGCTGGCTGAATAAACAAATTGGCTATGAAATGGGCGTAACTGAAGCAACCGTAAAAGCGCATATCACCGCGATATTTCGCAAGCTTGGTATTAGCAACCGCACCCAAGCCGTTATTATGATGAAGGATTTTTAA
- a CDS encoding putative surface protein with fasciclin (FAS1) repeats, with protein MNPLNRLLDIFLLAAFTLLLAACGGGGDDDDPTSEPTSIVDIASGNPDFEILVDLLVQTGLDESLDDPDGSFTVFAPTDAAFEALGAETLSALADDPETLSAILQYHVLPAEVDSTAAIAAAGTTVVTANGKRIAISMSGSSLLINTAEVTDPNNEADNGVIHVIDRVLMPPADMGSPAANIIETAEAAGSFTKLLAALDAADLTGTLEDGTASYTVFAPTDAAFDSIGEANLTALLNDTDALEAILLQHVVVGAPAIDSISAYSANGTSISTASDAKIPVAITDGMLTLGGAKVSMVDIYTSNGIIHVLDTVIVGDVELPTPPMNIVDVARETGSFDILISLLEQTGLDSALGDLESSFTIFAPTDSAFEALGQETLTNLQNDTSALTDILQYHVIIGSEILADTAIGVANAVESTVTMLNEDSIGLSYVDSKLLVNTATVTTPNVMADNGVIHVVDKVLLPPAEKESSINSIADIVAANTDFSTLLTALTTASLVSTLDNDAESFTVFAPTNSAFEAIPSETLTAILNDADLLNDLLLQHVVAGAAVDAVTAFTLNGSTASTAEGVELPVAIVDGTLQIGGATVTVYDVYASNGIIHVIDTIIVGDLTLP; from the coding sequence ATGAACCCATTAAACCGATTGTTAGACATTTTTCTCCTCGCTGCGTTTACGCTGTTACTTGCCGCCTGCGGTGGCGGTGGCGATGACGACGACCCGACCAGCGAACCAACATCGATTGTAGATATTGCTTCGGGCAATCCCGACTTCGAGATTCTCGTAGACCTGCTCGTACAAACCGGTTTGGACGAAAGCCTGGATGATCCCGACGGAAGCTTTACGGTATTCGCACCCACCGATGCCGCCTTTGAGGCCCTGGGTGCGGAAACATTGAGCGCGCTGGCTGATGACCCCGAAACACTCTCTGCAATTCTGCAATACCACGTGTTGCCCGCGGAAGTAGATTCCACCGCTGCAATCGCTGCCGCAGGCACCACCGTTGTTACAGCGAATGGTAAGCGCATTGCGATCTCGATGAGCGGCAGCTCTTTACTAATCAATACCGCTGAGGTCACCGATCCAAATAACGAAGCAGACAATGGCGTAATACACGTTATCGACCGCGTTTTAATGCCGCCGGCCGATATGGGTAGCCCGGCGGCTAATATTATTGAGACTGCTGAAGCGGCTGGAAGCTTTACAAAACTGCTGGCGGCCCTGGACGCCGCTGACTTAACCGGTACTCTGGAAGATGGAACAGCCAGTTACACCGTGTTCGCGCCAACTGACGCAGCCTTCGACTCGATCGGCGAAGCCAATCTCACAGCGCTTCTAAACGACACCGATGCCCTCGAAGCAATACTGCTGCAGCACGTGGTTGTTGGCGCCCCTGCAATAGATTCGATCAGCGCATATAGCGCTAATGGCACCAGCATAAGCACTGCGAGCGACGCTAAAATCCCAGTGGCTATCACAGATGGCATGCTCACTCTTGGCGGCGCAAAGGTGAGCATGGTGGATATTTATACTTCCAACGGCATTATTCACGTTTTAGACACTGTAATAGTTGGCGATGTGGAACTGCCCACTCCGCCCATGAACATTGTCGATGTCGCCCGCGAAACTGGCAGCTTTGATATTTTAATTTCCCTGCTCGAACAAACCGGCCTCGATTCCGCCTTGGGAGACCTTGAGAGCAGCTTTACGATATTCGCTCCCACCGACTCTGCCTTCGAGGCCTTGGGCCAGGAAACACTTACCAACCTTCAAAACGACACCTCAGCCCTTACCGATATTCTCCAATACCACGTTATCATCGGCTCTGAAATACTGGCGGATACTGCAATCGGAGTCGCAAACGCGGTCGAATCCACTGTCACCATGTTGAATGAAGATTCCATAGGACTCTCCTATGTGGATAGCAAACTGTTGGTAAATACCGCCACGGTTACAACGCCCAATGTTATGGCCGATAACGGTGTGATACACGTCGTCGATAAAGTGCTTCTGCCTCCGGCGGAGAAGGAATCAAGCATCAACTCCATTGCGGACATAGTCGCAGCGAACACCGATTTTTCCACACTGCTGACAGCACTCACAACAGCCAGTCTGGTGAGTACTCTGGATAACGATGCGGAGAGCTTTACGGTTTTTGCACCCACAAATTCAGCGTTCGAGGCTATCCCGAGTGAAACTCTCACCGCAATTCTCAACGATGCAGATCTGCTAAACGACCTGCTCCTGCAACATGTTGTGGCCGGCGCCGCCGTAGATGCTGTCACCGCGTTTACCTTAAACGGCAGTACAGCCAGCACCGCCGAGGGAGTGGAACTGCCGGTAGCCATTGTTGACGGAACTCTGCAAATTGGTGGTGCCACTGTGACCGTGTACGACGTGTACGCAAGCAACGGCATCATTCATGTAATTGACACAATCATCGTTGGCGATTTGACACTGCCGTAA
- a CDS encoding pimeloyl-ACP methyl ester carboxylesterase: protein MTLLVCVVLATPAQAGFWDTLGNIADTTLEMFDANDNSQAFAQTAQLTPVDVNTLYDAKQANPETPYQLTPDDKTLLANKRWRYFTAHETVFNSDVFVLEAGEKSKPTLLLIHGLGQNGLRDWLNVVPEFENRYHIVALDLPGFGLSPVVPGKYSPTNYALVAHQIALAFGLKNYTVIGHSMGGAVALRYASMFAPELQQLVLVDAAGILERTAFLKHAVEFPAKLYGLPDISVKWIAGVEQFGQSILETVTSWPDGLEYIRKFQYAWNKTLARNPNMNAATALIYEDFAVAAHETAVPTSIIWGENDGVTPMRTGIMLNSTLKQSSLHTVAGSGHTPMREKPVQFNKLLDAVLKSPPTKNNDTPMRASQSDKKLLIKEQTNRSYSGDYRDIEIVDSTAIKLSNVRAQRLSLTRSSVTLQNVQLASDTTAIIALEAAVEGTNVTIAAGNGILADNSRIDLANANIVADGEAVNIAEDSQIIFSASKIATPAYKGYAHGQYREENTTLKFAPEAK from the coding sequence ATGACTTTATTGGTGTGTGTCGTTTTGGCTACTCCCGCACAAGCGGGTTTTTGGGATACTCTGGGAAATATTGCCGATACAACCCTGGAAATGTTCGATGCCAACGACAATTCCCAAGCGTTTGCACAAACAGCGCAACTCACTCCCGTGGATGTGAACACGCTTTATGATGCTAAACAGGCCAATCCGGAAACGCCCTATCAACTGACTCCAGACGATAAAACGCTGCTTGCCAATAAACGCTGGCGGTATTTTACGGCACATGAAACGGTTTTTAATTCCGACGTATTTGTGTTGGAAGCTGGCGAAAAATCCAAGCCGACATTGCTGTTGATTCATGGCCTCGGGCAGAACGGTTTGCGAGATTGGTTAAATGTGGTTCCCGAATTTGAAAATCGTTATCACATTGTGGCGCTGGATTTACCTGGATTTGGCTTGTCACCTGTTGTACCAGGAAAATATTCACCCACCAATTATGCACTTGTTGCCCATCAGATAGCACTGGCTTTCGGCCTTAAGAACTACACTGTTATTGGGCATTCTATGGGAGGTGCTGTCGCATTGCGATATGCCTCTATGTTTGCTCCGGAATTGCAACAACTGGTACTGGTAGACGCAGCCGGCATTCTGGAGCGCACCGCATTTTTAAAACATGCCGTCGAATTTCCTGCTAAGTTGTACGGTCTCCCAGATATTTCTGTGAAATGGATTGCCGGTGTCGAACAATTCGGACAATCCATTTTAGAAACCGTTACCAGTTGGCCAGATGGTTTGGAATATATTCGTAAATTTCAATACGCCTGGAATAAAACCCTGGCGCGCAATCCGAATATGAACGCTGCCACGGCATTGATATATGAAGACTTTGCTGTGGCCGCTCACGAAACAGCGGTGCCAACTTCCATTATTTGGGGGGAAAACGATGGCGTTACGCCTATGCGTACGGGAATAATGCTGAACAGCACTTTGAAGCAGAGCAGTCTGCATACTGTCGCCGGTTCCGGGCACACGCCCATGCGTGAAAAACCCGTGCAATTCAATAAATTGCTCGACGCCGTTTTAAAATCGCCACCCACCAAAAATAATGACACACCGATGCGAGCGAGCCAGTCTGATAAAAAACTGCTGATAAAAGAACAAACAAATCGCAGCTACAGCGGTGACTATCGCGATATAGAAATCGTCGATAGTACTGCCATTAAACTCAGTAATGTGCGAGCACAGCGCTTAAGCCTGACTCGCTCCAGCGTCACATTGCAAAATGTGCAATTGGCTTCAGATACAACCGCCATAATCGCGCTGGAAGCTGCCGTAGAAGGCACAAACGTAACAATCGCTGCGGGCAATGGCATACTCGCTGACAACAGCCGCATAGACCTTGCCAACGCGAATATCGTTGCCGATGGGGAAGCGGTGAATATCGCCGAAGATTCCCAAATTATTTTTTCTGCCAGCAAAATTGCCACGCCAGCCTACAAGGGGTATGCGCACGGGCAGTACCGCGAAGAAAACACCACCTTAAAATTTGCACCGGAGGCCAAATGA
- a CDS encoding oligopeptidase A, with the protein MTENQSNPLLLDTTLPAFSTIQAEHVTPAIKALLQDARSELNEQLANITEVSWEMLVAPIEARGDRLNKAWSPVSHLNSVCNSEELRAAYEESEQLLTDYYTEMGQNQALYEAYVALSESSGFNGLSQAQKKTVQNAVRDFKLSGVALPEAEKKRYAEIQSRLSSLSTQFSNNVLDATHGWYKHLNDEAELAGLPSFALAAAKQTASDKDLEGFVLTLDAPVYLTVMTQCENAELRREMYEAFNTRASEAGPSAGQWDNSANMEDILALRQELAQLLGFNNYAELSIEPKMAETTEQVVDFLEDLAAKSKPHAEREFTELKAFAKQEYGIEALNAWDIPFYSEKFKLKMYSISQEELRPYFPAETVIDGLFEVAQRLFKLQFIDKTAEVETWHESVKYYEIQQQGTTIAGFYFDLYARPKKRGGAWMDVCRQRRRTSQGVQLPVAYLVCNFNAPLDGKPSLLTHNEVTTTFHEFGHGIHHMLTQIDVAAVAGINGVAWDAVELPSQFMENFCWEREILQFLSRHYETGEALPEDKLNNMLAAKNFQAAMFMLRQLEFALFDFKLHMQYNSDGFAGIQQLLDTIRSEIAVFSPPAFNRFQHSFSHIFAGGYAAGYYSYKWAEVLSADAYSAFEEAGIFDTATSERYLSEILQKGGSQDAMELFKNFRGREPKVDALLRHSGLKAA; encoded by the coding sequence ATGACCGAGAACCAATCTAATCCGCTTTTACTCGACACCACCTTACCCGCGTTTAGCACTATTCAAGCCGAACATGTTACGCCAGCCATTAAAGCTCTGTTGCAAGACGCACGCAGCGAATTGAATGAGCAACTGGCCAATATCACCGAGGTGAGCTGGGAAATGCTGGTCGCCCCTATCGAAGCCCGTGGCGACCGTCTCAATAAGGCCTGGTCGCCGGTGAGCCATTTGAATTCTGTGTGCAATAGTGAAGAGCTACGCGCTGCTTACGAAGAAAGTGAGCAATTACTTACCGATTATTACACTGAAATGGGTCAGAACCAGGCGTTGTATGAGGCCTATGTGGCTCTGTCTGAAAGCTCGGGATTCAATGGACTCAGCCAGGCGCAAAAGAAAACCGTGCAAAACGCAGTACGCGATTTTAAGTTATCCGGTGTCGCCTTACCCGAGGCTGAGAAAAAGCGTTATGCTGAAATTCAGTCTCGTCTTTCAAGCCTGAGTACACAGTTTTCCAATAATGTACTGGACGCTACCCACGGCTGGTACAAGCACCTGAATGATGAAGCCGAACTGGCTGGGTTGCCGTCATTCGCCTTAGCCGCTGCAAAGCAAACTGCGAGTGACAAAGATCTCGAAGGGTTTGTGCTTACGCTGGATGCGCCAGTCTATCTCACGGTAATGACCCAGTGTGAAAACGCCGAATTGCGCCGCGAAATGTACGAGGCCTTCAATACCCGAGCCTCAGAAGCTGGCCCGAGCGCGGGGCAGTGGGATAACAGCGCGAATATGGAAGACATTCTCGCGTTGCGACAAGAGTTAGCGCAGCTTCTAGGGTTTAATAATTATGCTGAGTTGAGTATCGAACCTAAAATGGCTGAAACCACCGAGCAGGTGGTCGATTTTCTCGAAGACCTCGCCGCGAAAAGTAAGCCCCACGCTGAGCGGGAGTTTACGGAATTAAAAGCGTTCGCCAAGCAGGAATATGGTATTGAAGCGCTTAACGCCTGGGATATTCCCTTCTATTCCGAAAAGTTCAAGTTAAAAATGTACAGTATTTCTCAGGAGGAATTGCGACCCTACTTTCCAGCAGAAACCGTTATCGATGGTTTGTTCGAAGTGGCGCAGCGCCTGTTTAAACTGCAATTTATCGATAAAACGGCGGAAGTGGAAACTTGGCACGAATCGGTAAAATACTACGAAATTCAACAGCAGGGTACTACGATCGCCGGTTTCTATTTTGATTTATATGCGCGCCCCAAAAAGCGTGGCGGTGCCTGGATGGACGTATGCCGCCAGCGTCGTCGCACCTCACAGGGTGTGCAATTGCCCGTTGCCTATTTGGTGTGTAACTTCAATGCGCCGCTTGATGGCAAGCCCAGTTTGTTAACCCACAACGAAGTCACCACCACGTTTCATGAGTTTGGCCACGGCATACATCACATGCTTACCCAAATCGATGTTGCCGCGGTTGCTGGTATTAACGGCGTTGCCTGGGATGCCGTGGAACTGCCCAGCCAGTTTATGGAGAATTTCTGCTGGGAACGGGAAATACTGCAATTTTTATCGCGTCATTACGAAACCGGGGAAGCTCTTCCAGAAGATAAACTCAACAATATGCTTGCGGCAAAAAATTTCCAGGCGGCAATGTTTATGCTGCGTCAGTTGGAGTTTGCCTTGTTTGATTTTAAATTACATATGCAATACAACTCTGATGGTTTCGCCGGAATTCAACAACTACTCGACACTATTCGCAGCGAAATCGCGGTATTCTCTCCGCCTGCGTTCAATCGTTTTCAACACAGTTTCTCACATATTTTTGCCGGGGGTTATGCAGCTGGGTACTACAGTTATAAATGGGCTGAAGTACTCTCTGCCGATGCCTATTCAGCCTTTGAGGAGGCAGGGATATTTGATACCGCAACCAGCGAACGTTATCTGTCTGAAATTTTACAAAAGGGCGGTTCGCAAGATGCGATGGAGCTCTTTAAAAATTTCCGTGGCAGGGAGCCAAAGGTGGATGCTCTGCTGCGCCACAGTGGTTTGAAAGCGGCTTAG
- a CDS encoding carbonic anhydrase/acetyltransferase-like protein (isoleucine patch superfamily), with the protein MSENKPLRAFQGKAPKLGERVFIDPSAVVIGDVELGDDVSVWPCAVIRGDMHHISVGARTSVQDNVTLHVTHAGKFVADGWPLIIGEDVTIGHGVCLHGCRVGNRVLVGIGTTVLDGAVVHDDVIIGAGSLVPPGKVLESGYLYTGSPVQQKRPLKEAEFTFFTYQSGVYAKLKDDYLAAED; encoded by the coding sequence ATGAGTGAAAACAAGCCCTTGCGGGCATTTCAGGGCAAGGCGCCTAAATTGGGTGAACGCGTGTTTATCGACCCCAGTGCAGTTGTGATAGGGGATGTCGAGTTGGGCGATGATGTTTCCGTATGGCCCTGTGCTGTAATTCGCGGCGACATGCACCACATAAGCGTAGGCGCGCGCACCAGCGTACAGGATAACGTCACCCTGCATGTTACGCACGCTGGCAAGTTTGTGGCCGATGGCTGGCCGCTGATAATTGGCGAAGATGTCACAATCGGCCACGGCGTATGCCTGCACGGCTGCCGCGTCGGAAACCGGGTGTTAGTGGGCATTGGAACCACTGTACTCGATGGTGCGGTGGTACACGACGATGTCATCATCGGCGCTGGGTCCCTGGTGCCCCCAGGCAAAGTACTGGAGAGCGGTTATTTATACACCGGCAGCCCAGTACAGCAGAAGCGCCCCTTAAAGGAAGCTGAATTTACCTTTTTTACTTACCAGTCGGGTGTTTATGCCAAATTGAAAGATGACTATTTAGCTGCAGAAGATTAG
- a CDS encoding thiosulfate/3-mercaptopyruvate sulfurtransferase — MHKAIVSTEWLNDNLDNPKLVLLDASFDTVIGIEPISYDQPLVIPNSRRLDIENTVCNNDVPGVHNFPTVAQFTQAARSLGVNSDSTVVIYDNQGIYSAPRGWWIFKAMGFANVFVLDGGLPRWRAEARPLAGAYSAPPQDGNFEAELQANRVCSYSDLLNNLDNPSFKIIDARAAKRFYGETAEPRPGLRSGHIPGACNLPFLQVLSSGSYRNADKLRAIFEELGCNYDMQLVFTCGSGVTACILLLAAELADYQHLSLYDGSWAEWGARSELPLATAAGE; from the coding sequence ATGCACAAAGCGATAGTGAGTACTGAGTGGTTAAACGATAACCTGGACAACCCTAAGTTGGTTTTACTGGATGCCAGTTTCGACACAGTGATAGGCATCGAGCCCATCTCTTACGATCAGCCACTTGTTATCCCTAACAGTCGACGCCTTGATATTGAAAACACCGTTTGCAACAACGATGTGCCCGGCGTGCACAACTTCCCAACCGTCGCGCAATTTACCCAGGCTGCTCGGTCTCTGGGTGTAAATAGCGACAGTACAGTGGTCATTTATGACAACCAGGGCATCTATTCAGCACCGCGTGGCTGGTGGATTTTCAAGGCCATGGGGTTCGCAAATGTCTTTGTTCTGGACGGCGGTCTGCCCCGCTGGCGTGCCGAAGCCAGGCCCCTTGCCGGTGCCTACAGTGCCCCGCCCCAAGACGGAAATTTTGAAGCAGAGTTACAGGCCAACCGGGTTTGCAGTTACAGCGATCTGCTTAACAACCTCGACAACCCCAGCTTCAAGATTATCGATGCCCGTGCCGCAAAACGTTTTTATGGTGAAACTGCAGAGCCGCGCCCCGGGCTTCGCAGCGGTCATATTCCCGGCGCCTGCAATCTGCCGTTTTTACAAGTGCTTAGCAGCGGCAGCTATCGCAACGCTGACAAATTGCGCGCGATATTCGAAGAGCTGGGTTGTAACTACGATATGCAGTTGGTGTTTACCTGCGGTTCTGGCGTTACCGCCTGCATTCTGCTCCTGGCCGCAGAGCTCGCCGATTATCAGCACCTGAGTTTGTACGATGGCTCCTGGGCAGAATGGGGCGCGAGAAGCGAATTGCCGCTGGCCACCGCAGCGGGCGAGTGA
- a CDS encoding uncharacterized membrane protein YqaE (UPF0057 family): MNKILLIILAILFAPIAVYLKRGAGKDLIINVLLCFLMYFPAIVHALWLVMK; encoded by the coding sequence ATGAATAAAATCCTGCTCATCATACTGGCCATCTTATTTGCTCCCATCGCCGTGTACCTCAAACGCGGTGCGGGTAAAGATCTAATCATCAATGTTCTGCTGTGTTTTCTCATGTATTTTCCGGCTATCGTGCACGCGCTGTGGTTGGTAATGAAGTAG
- a CDS encoding mannonate dehydratase gives MTAPLMEQTMRWFGHADPVSLSDLRQAGCTGVVTALHHIPNGVVWQIEDIHTRKQEVASAGMHWSVVESLPVHEDIKSQAPGYQQLIENYKQSLRNLAACDIKIITYNFMPLLDWTRSDLGYVMPDGGRALRFDMIAVATYDIHILQRPNAAADYSEAVQKLASQKAAAMSEAEKTALEQTIVAGLPGSEVSFSTEKFLEAIMAYHNIGPEQYKANLIHFLKEVCPVADELGIKLVVHPDDPPFAIYGLPRVVSTAQDLREIFEAVPNTSNGLCFCAGSFSIRADNNLVDMIREFGERIYFIHLRNTQREEHGSFHESQHLNGSIDMFEVINAIMDVSEQRGISIAMRPDHGHQILDDLNKQANPGYSAIGRLKGLAELRGLELGIYRSRLQ, from the coding sequence ATGACTGCTCCACTAATGGAACAAACCATGCGCTGGTTTGGCCACGCCGACCCGGTAAGCCTCAGCGACCTGCGTCAAGCCGGTTGCACTGGCGTGGTAACCGCCCTGCACCACATCCCCAATGGTGTGGTATGGCAAATTGAAGACATTCACACCCGCAAGCAGGAAGTTGCTTCTGCCGGCATGCACTGGAGTGTGGTGGAAAGCCTGCCGGTACATGAAGATATTAAGTCTCAAGCACCCGGTTATCAGCAGCTGATTGAGAACTACAAACAAAGCCTGCGCAATCTCGCTGCCTGCGACATCAAGATCATCACTTACAACTTTATGCCTCTGCTGGACTGGACCCGCTCCGACCTCGGTTATGTTATGCCAGACGGCGGACGCGCCTTGCGTTTCGATATGATCGCGGTAGCCACCTACGACATCCATATCTTGCAGCGCCCTAACGCTGCAGCAGACTACAGCGAGGCCGTGCAAAAACTCGCGTCACAAAAAGCAGCTGCAATGAGCGAGGCTGAAAAAACTGCATTGGAACAGACTATAGTCGCGGGCCTGCCGGGTAGTGAAGTAAGTTTCTCAACCGAAAAGTTTCTTGAAGCGATAATGGCCTACCACAACATTGGCCCCGAGCAGTACAAAGCGAATCTGATTCATTTTTTGAAAGAAGTGTGCCCAGTGGCCGACGAATTGGGCATTAAGTTGGTGGTCCACCCCGACGACCCTCCCTTCGCGATCTACGGTTTACCGCGTGTGGTCAGCACCGCACAGGATTTACGGGAGATCTTCGAAGCCGTCCCCAACACGTCTAACGGTCTGTGCTTTTGCGCCGGATCTTTCAGCATTCGCGCCGATAACAATCTGGTTGACATGATTCGTGAATTTGGCGAGCGCATTTATTTTATTCATCTGCGCAATACCCAGCGTGAAGAACACGGCAGCTTCCACGAATCACAGCATCTTAATGGCAGTATTGATATGTTCGAGGTCATCAACGCGATTATGGATGTTAGTGAACAACGCGGCATATCCATCGCCATGCGTCCCGATCATGGCCATCAAATTCTCGACGACCTGAACAAGCAGGCCAACCCTGGCTACTCCGCCATTGGTCGCCTCAAAGGCCTCGCGGAGCTACGTGGCCTGGAATTGGGTATCTATCGCAGCCGGCTTCAATGA
- a CDS encoding short-subunit dehydrogenase, whose protein sequence is MKNATVVITGANRGIGLALVEQYVARGATVFGLCRNSSSELDASGAQVVAGIDVTSEELGENLDSALRDQGIDVLINNAGMLASEALGELDCDTIRQQFEINAMGSLRVTEALLPHLAAGAKIGLITSRMGSIADNGSGGYYGYRMSKAALNAAGMSLARDLKPQGIAVAILHPGFVQTRMVGFSGDISTTTCAARLVQRMDELTLESSGTFWHSNGEVLPW, encoded by the coding sequence ATGAAGAACGCAACGGTGGTTATTACCGGAGCCAACCGGGGAATTGGCTTGGCACTGGTTGAGCAATATGTTGCCAGGGGTGCGACGGTTTTTGGCTTGTGCCGCAATAGCAGCAGCGAGCTGGATGCCAGCGGTGCCCAGGTGGTGGCAGGTATTGATGTTACCAGCGAAGAACTTGGAGAAAACTTAGATTCGGCGTTGCGAGATCAGGGTATTGATGTGCTGATCAACAACGCGGGCATGCTGGCCAGTGAAGCTCTGGGGGAGCTGGATTGTGACACGATACGCCAGCAGTTCGAAATCAATGCGATGGGGTCTTTGCGCGTCACCGAGGCACTGCTGCCGCACCTAGCGGCGGGCGCGAAAATTGGGTTGATCACCAGCCGCATGGGCTCCATAGCTGATAACGGTTCAGGAGGATATTACGGTTACCGGATGTCGAAAGCCGCCTTGAATGCAGCTGGTATGTCGTTGGCGCGTGATTTGAAACCGCAAGGTATAGCTGTTGCGATTTTACACCCCGGGTTTGTGCAAACCCGTATGGTGGGGTTTTCGGGAGACATTAGCACGACGACCTGCGCCGCGCGTTTAGTTCAGCGTATGGATGAACTCACACTCGAATCCAGCGGCACTTTCTGGCATTCAAACGGTGAGGTCTTGCCCTGGTAA
- a CDS encoding DNA polymerase-3 subunit epsilon: protein MFYSLQYRYKKWRLKKRAAKTPLKALLDTSGIDTTQSVSDTRFLVVDCEMSGLDVNSCQLLSIGWVVIENNRLVNSSSRHLLIHADRGAGDSTRIHGLHDASIAGAKSAASVLTLLIKQMVNSVLVFHHAPIDIRFLQKTAYENYRCPLLFPYLDTMALEKRRLAMQGKHEGLRLAQCRERYGLASVTQHNALADARATAELLLAQISHLGNADKLLLGRLDLRC from the coding sequence GTGTTTTATAGTCTTCAATACCGCTACAAAAAATGGCGCTTGAAAAAGCGAGCTGCAAAAACGCCGCTTAAAGCTTTGCTAGATACCTCGGGTATTGACACGACGCAATCTGTATCTGATACGCGTTTTTTGGTGGTGGATTGTGAAATGAGTGGCCTGGATGTCAACAGCTGTCAGCTGTTAAGCATTGGCTGGGTGGTGATTGAAAATAACCGCTTGGTAAATAGCAGTTCACGCCATTTATTAATTCATGCCGATCGCGGTGCTGGAGACAGTACGCGCATTCATGGTCTGCACGATGCAAGCATCGCCGGTGCTAAAAGCGCAGCTTCCGTTTTAACCTTGTTAATCAAGCAAATGGTGAACAGTGTGCTGGTGTTTCATCACGCACCTATCGATATTCGTTTCCTACAGAAAACGGCTTACGAAAATTACCGCTGCCCCTTGTTGTTCCCCTATCTGGATACTATGGCGCTGGAGAAAAGACGTTTGGCGATGCAGGGTAAGCACGAAGGGTTACGCTTGGCACAATGTCGCGAGAGATACGGTTTAGCGAGTGTTACCCAGCACAACGCCCTGGCAGATGCCCGCGCCACTGCAGAGCTATTGTTGGCGCAAATCAGTCATCTCGGTAATGCCGATAAATTATTGTTAGGTCGTTTGGATTTACGCTGTTAA